A genome region from Setaria italica strain Yugu1 chromosome III, Setaria_italica_v2.0, whole genome shotgun sequence includes the following:
- the LOC101766752 gene encoding RING finger and transmembrane domain-containing protein 2: MDPPAGGSPDRRGSGPGAGAAPSGLRRYGLNFSASSLLQAPLAALLEYSGVVPSVPAPQAPHHPSAAPSSPSSASEVDGLLSAAAAGDGEVSIRIQGGPGDSEAAGGAAAGTSSEDSIEATAGSEVDQASAAGRGAGGADAEANGAGSGASGNGGGDRAYQRYDVHHVARWIEQILPFSLLLLVVFIRQHLQGFFVTIWIAAVMFKSNDILRKQTALKGERKISVLIGITVIFMIHVFGVYWWYRNDDLLRPLFMLPPKDIPPFWHAIFIIMVNDTMVRQAAMAVKCMLLMYYKNCRGRNYRRQGQMLTLVEYLLLLYRALLPTPVWYRFFLNKEYGSLFSSLTTGLYLTFKLTSVVEKVQSFLAAVKALSRKDVHYGSYATAEQVLVAGDMCAICQEKMHVPVLLCCKHIFCEDCVSEWFERERTCPLCRALVKPADIRSFGDGSTSLFFQLF; the protein is encoded by the exons atggACCCACCGGCGGGGGGTTCCCCCGATCGCCGGGGGAGCGGACCGGGCGCTGGCGCTGCAccctccggcctccgccgctACGGCCTCAACTTCTCCGCTTCCAGCCTCCTGCAGGCCCCCCTCGCGGCGCTCCTCGAGTACTCCGGCGTCGTACCCTCCGTCCCCGCCCCGCAGGCGCCGCACCACCCGTCCGCCGCGCCCTCTtcgccgtcgtcggcgtccGAGGTCGACGGCCTCCTCTCCGCCGCGGCAGCCGGGGACGGGGAGGTCTCGATCCGGATCCAGGGCGGCCCGGGCGACTCGGAGGCCGCGGGCGGGGCGGCCGCGGGGACCTCGTCCGAGGACTCGATCGAGGCGACAGCAGGCTCGGAGGTTGACCAGGCATCCGCCGCCGGGAGGGGAGCAGGCGGTGCTGACGCGGAGGCGAACGGCGCTGGGAGCGGCGCGTCGGGGAACGGGGGCGGGGACCGCGCGTACCAGCGGTACGACGTGCACCACGTGGCTCGGTGGATCGAGCAGATACTGCCTTTCTCGCTGCTCCTGCTCGTCGTTTTCATTCGGCAGCATCTCCAAG GTTTCTTCGTCACAATTTGGATTGCTGCTGTAATGTTCAAGTCAAATGATATATTGAGGAAGCAAACTGCTTTGAAG GGCGAGAGAAAAATATCTGTACTCATTGGGATTACTGTGATCTTCATGATTCATGTGTTTGGTGTCTATTGGTGGTACAGGAATGATGATCTTCTCAGACCCTTGTTCATGCTTCCTCCAAAAGATATACCACCATTCTGGCATGCAATTTTTATCATCATGGTCAATG ATACAATGGTTCGCCAAGCCGCTATGGCTGTCAAGTGCATGCTACTTATGTACTACAAGAACTGCAGAGGCCGTAACTATCGTAGACAG GGCCAAATGCTAACCCTTGTGGAGTACCTTCTGCTTCTTTATCGTGCCTTGTTGCCGACACCTGTTTGGTACCGGTTCTTTCTGAACAAGGAATATGGTAGTCTCTTCTCATCTTTAACCACTGGGCTGTACCTGACTTTCAAGTTGACTTCAGTAGTTGAGAAG GTTCAGTCATTCTTGGCTGCAGTGAAAGCACTGTCACGTAAAGATGTGCATTATGGGTCTTATGCAACTGCAGAACAG GTACTTGTTGCTGGTGATATGTGTGCCATCTGCCAGGAGAAGATGCATGTGCCTGTTCTCCTTTGCTGCAAACATATTTTCTGCGAAGACTGTGTTTCAGAATG GTTTGAGCGAGAACGGACGTGCCCCTTGTGTAGAGCACTGGTAAAACCTGCTGATATTCGTTCATTTGGTGATGGCTCAACAAGTCTATTCTTCCAGTTGTTTTAG